The genomic stretch AAGGTGCGCCCACCGGCACATACAGCTTGCCGTCCGGCCCGAACGCAATGAATTTCCACCCGTGATGCGTTTCCGTCGGCAGCTTGTCGTTGACGATCACCGAGTCCGGCGGATTACCGAGCCGGCTGTCAATGCCGTCGATCCTCAGCACGCGTGAAACGGCCGACACATAAAGGTTGCCGTCACGCCATGCCACGCCCACCGGCAATTGCAGCCCAGACGCGACCACATGGATCGGCGCATCCGGCGTTTGCAACGACATCGCGTACACCTTGCCCGCGCGGCTGCCTACATAAAGTATGCCGGCTGGAGAGAGTGCCATTTCGCGGGCTGCTGGCATTGCGTCGGTCAGCACTTCGACATGGAAACCCGGCGGTACCCGCACTGACTCGACGGGCAGCTTTGCGAGCGCTGCCGGCCCCGCGCCAAGCCAAGCGGCGAGCACAACCGCCGGCCACAAGCATCGTCCCCGCAAGGCGCGCCAACGGCTACATCGTTTGGATACGCCTAAGTGTTTGTTTGGTCGGAGAAATTGGGCTATACTTGCGTGTTTCTCTGTACGCATACCCAGTTTTTCAAGGAAAAGATCCATGGTCGTGATCCGTCTGGCCCGCGGTGGCTCCAAGAAGCGCCCGTTCTTCAATATCGTTGCGACCGACTCGCGTAACCGCCGTGATGGCCGTTTCATCGAGCGCGTCGGTTTCTACAACCCGCTCGCCGGTGAAGGCGAGGAAGGTCTGCGCATCGTGCAAGACCGCCTGACCTACTGGGAAGGCGTGGGTGCACAACTGTCGCCGACTGTTGCCCGTCTGGTGAAGCAAAGCGCCAAGAAGGCTGCTGCCTAATTTTTAGCATGGGTCGATCGACGGTGCCGTCCGAGCACATCCTGCTGTGACGCGCGCTGGATCGACACGGCCCGGACCGGTGGCTCTTGCAACGCAGGCGATCTCGCAGAAGATTGCCGACCGGCTGCAAGCCATGCGCCCGGGCGTGGGCAACAATCCGACACTCCCGGACGATCTCGTCGAGGTGGGTTATGTGGGTGGGGCCTACGGTATTCGCGGCTGGATCAAGGTCCAGTTGCACGGCGACGCCGACGCGCTGCTGAATGCCCGCACGTGGTGGCTAAAGCCGGCTGCCGGGGCGCTGGCAACGTCGGCGGACTGGCGGGTGTTTCCTGTCGGTACGTCGCGTGAGCATAGCGGCACGGTGGTGGCAGGTTCGCCTGCAGCACCCGATCGCAATGTCGCCGAGGCGCTGCGCGGCTATGCCGTGTGGGTCAGCCGGGCCGACTTTCCTGAGCCTGACGATGACGAGTTCTACTGGGTCGACCTGATCGGCGCCACGGTCGTCAACGAGCAGCAGGAAACGCTCGGCACGGTGGGTGGCTTGATCGACAACGGCGCGCATCAAATCCTGCGTATTGTCGGTGAAGGTGAGGTCGAGCGGCTGGTGCCGTTTGTCGAGGTTTACGTGAAGTCGGTGGATGTGGCAGGCAAGCGCATCGTCGTCGACTGGGGTCTGGATTACTGAACATGCGGCCGGAGAATTCGGCGATGCAGTTCGACGTCGTCTCGCTGTTTCCGGATATGTTCCGGGCGCTGACGGACTGGGGTATCACCAGCCGCGCAGTCAAACAGCAGGTGTACACGTTACGCACCTGGAACCCGCGCGATTTCACGACGGACAACTACCGTACCGTGGACGACCGCCCTTACGGCGGCGGTCCAGGCATGGTGATGTTGGCCAAGCCGCTGGAAGCTGCACTGGACGCGATTCGCCAGGCGCAAGCGCCGGCGGCGTCGCATGTGGTGCTGCTGTCGCCGCAAGGCAAGCCGCTCACGCACAAGCGGGTGATGGAGCTGGCGCAGCTGCCGGCACTCACGTTGCTGTGTGGGCGCTACGAAGCGATCGATCAACGCTTGGTCGACCGTCGCGTTGATGAGGAAATCAGCCTTGGCGATTTTGTCCTCTCCGGCGGCGAGATTGCGGCGATGGCGATCATC from Ralstonia pickettii encodes the following:
- the rpsP gene encoding 30S ribosomal protein S16, whose protein sequence is MVVIRLARGGSKKRPFFNIVATDSRNRRDGRFIERVGFYNPLAGEGEEGLRIVQDRLTYWEGVGAQLSPTVARLVKQSAKKAAA
- the rimM gene encoding ribosome maturation factor RimM (Essential for efficient processing of 16S rRNA); amino-acid sequence: MRPGVGNNPTLPDDLVEVGYVGGAYGIRGWIKVQLHGDADALLNARTWWLKPAAGALATSADWRVFPVGTSREHSGTVVAGSPAAPDRNVAEALRGYAVWVSRADFPEPDDDEFYWVDLIGATVVNEQQETLGTVGGLIDNGAHQILRIVGEGEVERLVPFVEVYVKSVDVAGKRIVVDWGLDY
- the trmD gene encoding tRNA (guanosine(37)-N1)-methyltransferase TrmD — its product is MQFDVVSLFPDMFRALTDWGITSRAVKQQVYTLRTWNPRDFTTDNYRTVDDRPYGGGPGMVMLAKPLEAALDAIRQAQAPAASHVVLLSPQGKPLTHKRVMELAQLPALTLLCGRYEAIDQRLVDRRVDEEISLGDFVLSGGEIAAMAIIDAVVRQLPGVLGDAQSAVQDSFVNGLLDCPHYTRPEEYEGVRVPDVLLGGHHAEIEKWRRQQALMNTMRKRPDLIEAARKQGLLSRSDEVFLAAAAITAKGSEASVPEGSAK